The following proteins come from a genomic window of Nycticebus coucang isolate mNycCou1 chromosome 11, mNycCou1.pri, whole genome shotgun sequence:
- the LRRC4 gene encoding leucine-rich repeat-containing protein 4 isoform X1, translating to MKLLWQVTVHHHTWNAILLPVVYLTAQVWILCAAIAAAASAGPQNCPSVCSCSNQFSKVVCTRRGLSEVPQGIPSNTRYLNLMENNIQMIQADTFRHLHHLEVLQLGRNSIRQIEVGAFNGLASLNTLELFDNWLTVIPSGAFEYLSKLRELWLRNNPIESIPSYAFNRVPSLMRLDLGELKKLEYISEGAFEGLFNLKYLNLGMCNIKDMPNLTPLVGLEELEMSGNHFPEIRPGSFHGLSSLKKLWVMNSQVSLIERNAFDGLASLVELNLAHNNLSSLPHDLFTPLRYLVELHLHHNPWNCDCDILWLAWWLREYIPTNSTCCGRCHAPMHMRGRYLVEVDQASFQCSAPFIMDAPRDLNISEGRIAELKCRTPPMSSVKWMLPNGTVLSHASRHPRISVLNDGTLNFSHVLLSDTGVYTCMVTNVAGNSNASAYLNVSTAELNTSNYSFFTTVTVETTEISPEDTTRKYKPVPTTSTGYQPAYTTSTTVLIQTTRVPKQVAVPATDTTDKMQTSLDEVMKTTKIIIGCFVAVTLLAAAMLIVFYKLRKRHQQRSTVTAARTVEIIQVDEDIPAAASAAATAAPSGVSGEGAVVLPTIHDHINYNTYKPAHGAHWTENSLGNSLHPTVTTISEPYIIQTHTKDKVQETQI from the coding sequence ATGAAGCTCTTGTGGCAGGTAactgtgcaccaccacacctggaatGCCATCCTGCTCCCGGTCGTCTACCTCACAGCTCAAGTGTGGATTCTGTGTGCAGCCATCGCTGCTGCCGCTTCAGCCGGGCCCCAGAACTGCCCCTCCGTCTGCTCGTGCAGTAACCAGTTCAGCAAGGTGGTGTGCACCCGGCGGGGCCTGTCCGAGGTCCCGCAGGGTATCCCCTCCAACACCCGGTACCTCAACCTCATGGAAAACAACATCCAGATGATCCAGGCTGACACCTTCCGCCACCTCCACCACCTGGAGGTCCTGCAATTGGGCAGGAACTCCATCCGACAGATAGAGGTGGGGGCCTTCAATGGCCTGGCCAGCCTCAACACCCTGGAGCTGTTTGACAACTGGCTGACAGTCATCCCCAGTGGGGCCTTTGAATACCTGTCCAAGCTTCGGGAGCTCTGGCTTCGCAATAACCCCATAGAAAGCATCCCTTCTTACGCCTTCAACCGGGTGCCCTCCCTTATGCGCCTGGACCTGGGGGAGCTCAAGAAGCTGGAGTATATCTCTGAGGGGGCTTTTGAGGGGCTGTTCAACCTCAAGTACCTGAACTTGGGCATGTGCAACATTAAAGATATGCCCAATCTCACCCCCCTGGTGGGGCTAGAAGAGCTGGAGATGTCAGGGAATCATTTCCCTGAGATCAGGCCTGGCTCTTTCCATGGCCTAAGCTCTCTCAAGAAGTTGTGGGTCATGAACTCACAGGTCAGCCTGATTGAGCGGAATGCTTTTGATGGGCTAGCCTCACTTGTGGAACTCAACTTGGCCCACAATAATCTCTCTTCTTTGCCCCATGACCTCTTTACCCCTTTGAGGTACCTGGTGGAATTGCACCTACACCACAATCCTTGGAACTGTGATTGTGACATTCTGTGGCTAGCCTGGTGGCTTCGAGAGTATATACCGACCAATTCCACCTGCTGTGGCCGCTGTCATGCTCCCATGCACATGCGAGGCcgctacttggtggaggtggaccAGGCCTCCTTCCAGTGTTCTGCCCCTTTCATCATGGACGCACCTCGAGACCTCAATATTTCCGAGGGTCGGATAGCGGAACTTAAGTGTCGGACTCCCCCCATGTCCTCTGTGAAGTGGATGCTGCCCAATGGGACAGTGCTCAGCCACGCTTCCCGACACCCACGGATCTCTGTCCTCAATGACGGCACCTTGAACTTTTCCCATGTGCTGCTATCAGATACTGGGGTGTACACATGCATGGTGACCAATGTGGCAGGAAACTCCAATGCTTCGGCCTACCTCAATGTGAGCACGGCTGAGCTCAACACCTCCAACTACAGCTTCTTCACCACGGTAACGGTGGAGACCACGGAGATCTCGCCTGAGGACACAACACGAAAGTACAAGCCTGTTCCTACCACATCCACTGGTTACCAGCCGGCATATACCACCTCTACCACGGTGCTCATTCAGACCACCCGTGTGCCCAAGCAGGTGGCAGTCCCCGCGACAGACACGACTGATAAGATGCAGACCAGCCTGGATGAAGTTATGAAGACCACCAAGATCATCATTGGCTGCTTTGTGGCAGTGACTCTACTAGCTGCCGCCATGTTGATTGTCTTCTATAAACTTCGCAAACGGCACCAGCAGCGGAGTACAGTCACAGCCGCCCGGACAGTAGAGATTATTCAGGTGGATGAAGACATCCCAGCGGCAGCATctgcagcagcaacagcagctcCATCCGGTGTATCAGGTGAGGGGGCAGTAGTGCTGCCCACAATTCATGACCATATTAACTACAACACCTACAAACCAGCACATGGGGCCCACTGGACAGAAAACAGCCTGGGGAACTCTCTGCACCCCACAGTCACCACTATCTCTGAACCTTATATAATTCAGACCCATACCAAGGACAAGGTACAGgaaactcaaatatga
- the LRRC4 gene encoding leucine-rich repeat-containing protein 4 isoform X2: MKLLWQVTVHHHTWNAILLPVVYLTAQVWILCAAIAAAASAGPQNCPSVCSCSNQFSKVVCTRRGLSEVPQGIPSNTRYLNLMENNIQMIQADTFRHLHHLEVLQLGRNSIRQIEVGAFNGLASLNTLELFDNWLTVIPSGAFEYLSKLRELWLRNNPIESIPSYAFNRVPSLMRLDLGELKKLEYISEGAFEGLFNLKYLNLGMCNIKDMPNLTPLVGLEELEMSGNHFPEIRPGSFHGLSSLKKLWVMNSQVSLIERNAFDGLASLVELNLAHNNLSSLPHDLFTPLRYLVELHLHHNPWNCDCDILWLAWWLREYIPTNSTCCGRCHAPMHMRGRYLVEVDQASFQCSAPFIMDAPRDLNISEGRIAELKCRTPPMSSVKWMLPNGTVLSHASRHPRISVLNDGTLNFSHVLLSDTGVYTCMVTNVAGNSNASAYLNVSTAELNTSNYSFFTTVTVETTEISPEDTTRKYKPVPTTSTGYQPAYTTSTTVLIQTTRVPKQVAVPATDTTDKMQTSLDEVMKTTKIIIGCFVAVTLLAAAMLIVFYKLRKRHQQRSTVTAARTVEIIQVDEDIPAAASAAATAAPSGVSENPHQSSRSSEYSG; this comes from the coding sequence ATGAAGCTCTTGTGGCAGGTAactgtgcaccaccacacctggaatGCCATCCTGCTCCCGGTCGTCTACCTCACAGCTCAAGTGTGGATTCTGTGTGCAGCCATCGCTGCTGCCGCTTCAGCCGGGCCCCAGAACTGCCCCTCCGTCTGCTCGTGCAGTAACCAGTTCAGCAAGGTGGTGTGCACCCGGCGGGGCCTGTCCGAGGTCCCGCAGGGTATCCCCTCCAACACCCGGTACCTCAACCTCATGGAAAACAACATCCAGATGATCCAGGCTGACACCTTCCGCCACCTCCACCACCTGGAGGTCCTGCAATTGGGCAGGAACTCCATCCGACAGATAGAGGTGGGGGCCTTCAATGGCCTGGCCAGCCTCAACACCCTGGAGCTGTTTGACAACTGGCTGACAGTCATCCCCAGTGGGGCCTTTGAATACCTGTCCAAGCTTCGGGAGCTCTGGCTTCGCAATAACCCCATAGAAAGCATCCCTTCTTACGCCTTCAACCGGGTGCCCTCCCTTATGCGCCTGGACCTGGGGGAGCTCAAGAAGCTGGAGTATATCTCTGAGGGGGCTTTTGAGGGGCTGTTCAACCTCAAGTACCTGAACTTGGGCATGTGCAACATTAAAGATATGCCCAATCTCACCCCCCTGGTGGGGCTAGAAGAGCTGGAGATGTCAGGGAATCATTTCCCTGAGATCAGGCCTGGCTCTTTCCATGGCCTAAGCTCTCTCAAGAAGTTGTGGGTCATGAACTCACAGGTCAGCCTGATTGAGCGGAATGCTTTTGATGGGCTAGCCTCACTTGTGGAACTCAACTTGGCCCACAATAATCTCTCTTCTTTGCCCCATGACCTCTTTACCCCTTTGAGGTACCTGGTGGAATTGCACCTACACCACAATCCTTGGAACTGTGATTGTGACATTCTGTGGCTAGCCTGGTGGCTTCGAGAGTATATACCGACCAATTCCACCTGCTGTGGCCGCTGTCATGCTCCCATGCACATGCGAGGCcgctacttggtggaggtggaccAGGCCTCCTTCCAGTGTTCTGCCCCTTTCATCATGGACGCACCTCGAGACCTCAATATTTCCGAGGGTCGGATAGCGGAACTTAAGTGTCGGACTCCCCCCATGTCCTCTGTGAAGTGGATGCTGCCCAATGGGACAGTGCTCAGCCACGCTTCCCGACACCCACGGATCTCTGTCCTCAATGACGGCACCTTGAACTTTTCCCATGTGCTGCTATCAGATACTGGGGTGTACACATGCATGGTGACCAATGTGGCAGGAAACTCCAATGCTTCGGCCTACCTCAATGTGAGCACGGCTGAGCTCAACACCTCCAACTACAGCTTCTTCACCACGGTAACGGTGGAGACCACGGAGATCTCGCCTGAGGACACAACACGAAAGTACAAGCCTGTTCCTACCACATCCACTGGTTACCAGCCGGCATATACCACCTCTACCACGGTGCTCATTCAGACCACCCGTGTGCCCAAGCAGGTGGCAGTCCCCGCGACAGACACGACTGATAAGATGCAGACCAGCCTGGATGAAGTTATGAAGACCACCAAGATCATCATTGGCTGCTTTGTGGCAGTGACTCTACTAGCTGCCGCCATGTTGATTGTCTTCTATAAACTTCGCAAACGGCACCAGCAGCGGAGTACAGTCACAGCCGCCCGGACAGTAGAGATTATTCAGGTGGATGAAGACATCCCAGCGGCAGCATctgcagcagcaacagcagctcCATCCGGTGTATCAG